From Pseudonocardia autotrophica, one genomic window encodes:
- a CDS encoding FmdB family zinc ribbon protein — protein sequence MATYTYRCGTDGPVDVRRPIGTAPATLACPACGAEAARLITPPMLGLADRNRMGLLDRTEASRTEPQVVTSLPSSGPGPRPAARPDPRTRGLPRP from the coding sequence ATGGCGACCTACACCTACCGCTGCGGGACCGACGGCCCGGTCGACGTCCGGCGGCCGATCGGCACCGCTCCCGCCACCCTGGCCTGCCCGGCCTGCGGGGCGGAGGCCGCCCGGTTGATCACCCCGCCGATGCTCGGGCTCGCCGACCGGAACCGGATGGGGCTGCTCGACCGCACCGAGGCCAGCCGGACCGAGCCGCAGGTCGTGACCTCGCTCCCGTCCTCGGGGCCCGGGCCGCGCCCGGCCGCCCGTCCCGATCCCCGCACCCGGGGCCTTCCGCGCCCCTGA
- the paaA gene encoding 1,2-phenylacetyl-CoA epoxidase subunit PaaA: protein MTTADAHTPERLQAGFDATIAADQRIEPRDWMPDAYRRTLIRQIAQHAHSEIIGMQPEGNWLLRAPSLRRRAILLAKVQDEAGHGMYLYAAAETLGVDREELTEKLIDAKQKYSSIFNYPTLSWADIGVIGWLVDGAAIANQVPLCRCSYGPYARAMIRICKEESFHQRQGYESLLAMMNGTDAQREMVQESTNRWWWPSLMMFGPADGDSPNTHRSMAWGIKRHTNDELRQRFVDMSVPQAAALGVTLPDPDLRWNDERQAHDFGEPDWSEFRAVVSGAGPANRQRLEHRRRAHEDGAWVREAARAYADKRSARTEAGA from the coding sequence TTGACGACGGCTGACGCGCACACGCCGGAGCGGCTGCAGGCGGGTTTCGACGCCACGATCGCGGCGGACCAGCGGATCGAGCCTCGGGACTGGATGCCCGATGCCTACCGCAGGACCCTGATCCGCCAGATCGCCCAGCACGCACACTCCGAGATCATCGGTATGCAGCCGGAGGGCAACTGGCTGTTGCGCGCACCGTCGCTGCGCCGCCGGGCGATCCTGCTCGCCAAGGTGCAGGACGAGGCAGGCCACGGCATGTACCTCTACGCCGCCGCCGAGACCCTCGGGGTGGACCGCGAGGAGCTGACCGAGAAGCTGATCGACGCGAAGCAGAAGTACTCGTCGATCTTCAACTACCCGACGCTGTCCTGGGCCGATATCGGCGTCATCGGCTGGCTGGTCGACGGAGCCGCGATCGCCAACCAGGTCCCGCTGTGCCGCTGCTCCTACGGCCCCTACGCCCGGGCAATGATCCGGATCTGCAAGGAGGAGTCGTTCCACCAGCGTCAGGGCTACGAGTCGCTGCTCGCGATGATGAACGGCACCGACGCGCAGCGCGAGATGGTGCAGGAGTCCACGAACCGCTGGTGGTGGCCGTCGCTGATGATGTTCGGCCCGGCCGACGGCGACTCCCCCAACACCCACCGGTCGATGGCGTGGGGCATCAAGCGGCACACCAACGACGAGCTTCGCCAGCGGTTCGTCGACATGAGCGTCCCGCAGGCCGCGGCGCTCGGCGTCACGCTGCCGGATCCGGACCTGCGCTGGAACGACGAGCGGCAGGCGCACGACTTCGGCGAACCGGACTGGTCGGAGTTCAGGGCCGTCGTCTCCGGTGCCGGGCCGGCCAACCGGCAGCGGCTGGAGCACCGGCGCCGGGCACACGAGGACGGTGCCTGGGTCCGCGAGGCGGCCCGGGCCTACGCCGACAAGCGATCGGCACGAACGGAGGCAGGCGCGTGA
- the paaB gene encoding 1,2-phenylacetyl-CoA epoxidase subunit PaaB, which produces MNGGSTGDDGGSTEVTAEGGHGAVPTTGVETGSGQRPSRRAWPLYEVFVRGKRGLNHVHVGSLHAADDEMALHNARDVYTRRNEGVSIWVVRADRITASSPDEKDPFFAPSADKVYRHPTFYAIPEEVPHL; this is translated from the coding sequence GTGAACGGCGGCAGCACCGGAGACGACGGGGGCAGCACCGAGGTCACCGCAGAGGGTGGGCACGGGGCCGTCCCCACCACCGGCGTCGAGACCGGATCCGGGCAGCGGCCCTCGCGCCGGGCCTGGCCGCTCTACGAGGTGTTCGTCCGCGGCAAGCGCGGCCTCAACCACGTGCACGTCGGTTCCCTGCACGCCGCCGACGACGAGATGGCCCTGCACAACGCCCGCGACGTGTACACCCGCCGCAACGAGGGCGTCTCCATCTGGGTGGTGCGGGCCGACCGGATCACCGCGTCCAGCCCGGACGAGAAGGACCCGTTCTTCGCCCCGTCGGCGGACAAGGTCTACCGGCACCCGACCTTCTACGCGATCCCGGAGGAGGTGCCGCACCTGTGA
- a CDS encoding substrate-binding domain-containing protein — MTPSRLTLPPEHRRDALTMALVVPLQGPAGIFGPSCESCGTLAMEQTNDEGGVLGRELRLLPVDGGAAPDEVAREVAALVTAGTVEAVTGWHISAVREAVAPAIGGRVPYAYTALYEGGERRPGVFLTGETPDLQLGPALDWFAAAAGVRRWTIVGDDYVWPRRSADAARRFLRRIGGTVCDEMYVPLGTTRFDAVLRRVERSGCEAVLMLLIGDDAVEFNKAFTAVGMDRDILRFSSLIDENVLLASGAENTRGLMTSAGYFEDLATASGLDFAAWYSRRFGPEAPVLNSLGESCYEGVRLLTALMRRAGSTDVRSMVSVSDGLSYESPRGTVELRDRHLRQRVFLAAADGLSWDVIQQL, encoded by the coding sequence ATGACGCCATCGCGTCTCACCTTGCCGCCCGAGCACCGGCGCGACGCGCTCACGATGGCGCTCGTGGTCCCCCTGCAGGGGCCGGCCGGGATCTTCGGGCCGTCCTGCGAGAGCTGCGGGACGCTCGCGATGGAGCAGACCAACGACGAGGGCGGCGTGCTGGGCCGGGAACTGCGGCTGCTCCCGGTCGACGGCGGCGCCGCACCGGACGAGGTCGCCAGGGAGGTCGCCGCGCTGGTCACCGCCGGCACCGTCGAGGCCGTCACCGGCTGGCACATCTCGGCGGTGCGGGAGGCGGTCGCACCGGCGATCGGCGGCCGGGTGCCGTACGCCTACACCGCGCTCTACGAGGGTGGCGAGCGCCGGCCCGGGGTCTTCCTCACCGGCGAGACGCCCGATCTGCAGCTCGGCCCGGCCCTCGACTGGTTCGCCGCGGCGGCCGGCGTACGGCGCTGGACGATCGTCGGCGACGACTACGTCTGGCCGCGCCGCTCGGCCGATGCGGCGCGCCGGTTCCTGCGCCGGATCGGCGGCACCGTGTGCGACGAGATGTACGTGCCGCTGGGCACCACCCGGTTCGACGCGGTGCTCCGGCGGGTCGAGCGCAGCGGCTGCGAGGCGGTACTGATGCTGCTGATCGGCGACGACGCCGTCGAGTTCAACAAGGCGTTCACCGCCGTCGGGATGGACCGCGACATCCTGCGGTTCAGCTCGCTGATCGACGAGAACGTGCTGCTCGCCTCGGGTGCCGAGAACACCCGCGGCCTGATGACGTCGGCCGGTTACTTCGAGGATCTCGCCACGGCGTCCGGGCTGGACTTCGCGGCCTGGTACTCGCGGCGCTTCGGGCCGGAGGCGCCGGTGCTGAACAGCCTCGGCGAGTCCTGCTACGAGGGCGTGCGACTGCTGACCGCGCTGATGCGCCGGGCCGGCTCCACCGACGTGCGGTCGATGGTCTCGGTGTCCGACGGGCTGTCCTACGAGAGCCCGCGCGGCACCGTCGAGCTGCGGGACCGGCACCTGCGGCAACGGGTGTTCCTCGCCGCCGCGGACGGTCTGAGCTGGGACGTCATCCAGCAGCTGTGA
- a CDS encoding MarR family winged helix-turn-helix transcriptional regulator: MNDETLRLLSMAERGATQRLDDALRSVGADLDQWRVLSLLAERGGCPMNVVAEHALLLAPKCSKLVDRMVSANLVLRRPDEHDRRRVLIFASARGREALAHWDSAVADVRQRFSEIVGPDAALLDELLRRITAGLERAAEPDPAAS; this comes from the coding sequence GTGAACGACGAGACCCTGCGCCTGCTCTCGATGGCCGAGCGTGGTGCCACGCAACGACTCGACGACGCGTTGCGCTCGGTCGGGGCCGATCTCGACCAGTGGCGCGTGCTGTCACTGCTCGCCGAGCGGGGCGGCTGCCCGATGAACGTCGTCGCCGAGCACGCGCTGCTGCTCGCCCCCAAGTGTTCCAAGCTGGTCGATCGCATGGTGTCGGCCAATCTCGTGCTGCGCAGGCCCGACGAGCACGACAGGCGCCGGGTACTGATCTTCGCCTCGGCCCGCGGCCGGGAGGCGCTCGCCCACTGGGACTCGGCCGTCGCCGATGTGCGGCAGCGGTTCTCCGAGATCGTCGGGCCCGATGCCGCGCTGCTGGACGAGCTGCTGCGCCGGATCACCGCCGGGCTGGAGCGGGCCGCGGAGCCCGATCCGGCGGCGAGCTGA